The following are encoded in a window of Psilocybe cubensis strain MGC-MH-2018 chromosome 4, whole genome shotgun sequence genomic DNA:
- a CDS encoding Endoplasmin, whose translation MRFTATLLLSLALLSSGVVAEDAAQPPKVKHNYQSDVARLRKIVINSLYSHQEIFLRELISNANDALEKLRLVSLTNKAAWDGSDPLNITIKAVKNEDGKGGRLIVADTGIGMSPEELTTNLGTLAKSGTSDFLAKAEGGEATATGNLIGAFGLGFYSSFLVADRVEVASIPPKSEKNPNPVQHVFSSSADDSTFDVYPDPRGNTIGRGTEITLYLKPDAEEYLEPATLSALVHKHSAYSSTFPIYLFERWEEEVPEETPEEASAPTDSQDEPPVEPKESLGADSDDDEALVEDVTRDEETKVEPPPQKMVNVTREQWSRLNSQQPLWARDQKNITEDEYNSFYTSFFKDFGKPLAWQHFSGDAGSGTAFKALLFFPTKLPEDYWQKPLEYKSKDVKLMVKRVFITSDLGDQALPQWASWVKVVIDAEDLPLNVSRETLQSNRFMKQLRALILKRMIQLFAKISEGDDKAKFDKMQETYGSVIKLGAVEDSKNREKLASLARFSTNHRNETTFDQYLERMKKGQKQIFYLAEIGKKPADLAQSVFIEKLHARGYEVLLLTEPLDEILLGHLREWKNVPFQDAAKAGLKFGDEDLDPEEEKERMKQLEEDFKPLVDYLKKEIGDTVRDVVLSQRLVKSPCAIVADAHGYTANVQKMMTASQAKGNRGGILHDYMLKAKVLEINPYSPLIEGLLRRVKDLPTEDEERDIDSEEELQEVTSILIDGALVRSGFDVPDSNKVDRVLRRSLGVSETADPHVEIKPAPPIASKDDEPFDQGGSAAVVEDEDDGKPRVILPDHLKDKISLEMEEIDEDGNVVMHDEL comes from the exons ATGCGTTTCACCGCCAccctccttctctctctggCCCTCCTCTCGTCAGGCGTTGTCGCAGAGGATGCGGCTCAACCCCCTAAAGTTAAACACAATTACCAG AGTGATGTAGCTCGTTTGCGCAAGATTGTGATCAACAG CCTTTACTCGCATCA GGAAATATTTCTTCGCGAGCTCATTTCAAACGCCAATGACGCCTTGGAAAAATTGCGACTTGTCTCTTTGACCAACAAAGCCGCATGGGACGGATCGGACCCCCTTAATATCACTATTAAGGCGGTGAAAAATGAGGATGGGAAAGGTGGCCGTTTGATTGTTGCAGACACTGGAATTGGTATGTCACCAGAAGAGCTTACAACCAACCTG GGTACTTTGGCAAAATCAGGCACTTCTGATTTTCTGGCCAAGGCAGAAGGAGGTGAAGCAACTGCCACTGGGAACTTAATCGGCGCTTTTGGTCTCGGATTTTACAGTAGTTTCTTGGTTGCTGACCGCGTCGAGGTAGCCTCTATCCCCCCTAAGTCGGAGAAGAACCCCAACCCTGTTCAGCATGTCTTCAGCTCCTCCGCCGACGATAGTACTTTTGACGTTTACCCAGATCCCCGGGGAAATACCATTGGCCGGGGGACAGAAATTACTCTTTATTTGAAACCTGATGCCGAAGAATATCTTGAACCTGCCACCCTCTCAGCTCTTGT TCATAAACATTCGGCATATTCTTCTACATTCCCAATTTATCTATTTGAACGATGGGAGGAAGAAGTACCTGAAGAAACCCCCGAAGAAGCCTCTGCCCCTACCGATTCTCAAGACGAACCGCCCGTGGAACCTAAAGAATCTCTAGGCGCCGATagtgacgatgatgaggctTTAGTCGAAGACGTAACAAGGGATGAAGAAACCAAAGTTGAGCCTCCACCTCAGAAGATGGTTAATGTGACCAGGGAGCAATGGAGTCGTCTGAATTCTCAGCAGCCTTTGTGGGCGAG agaccaaaaaaacatCACTGAAG ATGAATACAATTCCTTTTACACTTCGTTTTTCAAGGACTTCGGAAAACCTCTTGCTTGGCAACATTTCTCTGGCGATGCAGGTTCTGGAACAGCTTTTAAGgctctccttttcttcccaaCCAAGCT ACCCGAGGATTACTGGCAGAAACCACTAGAGTATAAGTCTAAGGATGTCAAACTGATGGTCAAGCGCGTATTCATCACATCAGACCTTGGAGACCAAGCCTTGCCGCAATGGGCTAGCTGGGTAAAAGTCGTTATTGATG CTGAGGATCTTCCATTGAACGTGTCCCGCGAGACCTTGCAATCGAATCGATTTATGAAGCAATTGCGAGCTCTAATTCTCAAGCGCATGATTCAGCTGTTCGCAAAAATCTCTGAGGGTGATGACAAGGCTAAATTCGATAAAATGCAAGAAACCTATGGATCCGTTATCAAACTGGGAGCGGTGGAGGATAGCAAAAACCGCGAGAAGTTGGCATCTTTGGCTCGGTTTTCTACCAATCATAGGAATGAAACAACATTCGACCAG TACCTtgagaggatgaagaaggggCAGAAACAAATCTTTTATCTGGCCGAAATCGGCAAGAAACCCGCAGATCTTGCTCAGAGTGTCTTCATCGAAAAGCTCCATGCTCGTGGTTATGAAGTTCTTCTCCTCACTGAACCATTGGATGAAATTCTTCTTGGACATCTCCGTGAATGGAA AAATGTGCCTTTCCAGGATGCCGCCAAAGCCGGCCTTAAATTCGGTGACGAAG ACCTGGACCctgaggaagagaaggaacgCATGAAGCAACTTGAAGAAGACTTTAAACCTCTCGTTGATTACctcaagaaagaaattggaGACACCGTTCGTGACG TTGTTCTATCACAACGTCTCGTGAAAAGTCCTTGTGCCATCGTGGCTGACGCCCATGGGTATACTGCTAATGTTCAAAAGATGATGA CTGCATCCCAAGCCAAGGGCAACCGGGGTGGAATTTTACACGACTACATGTTGAAAGCCAAGGTCCTTGAGATCAATCCATATTCCCCTCTCATTGAGGGCCTCTTGCGCCGCGTCAAAGATCTTCCTACCGAAGATGAGGAACGTGACATCGACAGCGAAGAAGAATTACAAGAGGTTACCTCCATCTTGATTGATGGCGCACTGGTTCGCTCTGGATTCGATGTTCCCGACAGCAACAA GGTTGACCGAGTTCTGCGGAGATCCCTGGGCGTTTCAGAAACCGCTGATCCCCACGTCGAGATCAAGCCTGCTCCCCCGATCGCAAGCAAGGATGACGAACCTTTTGACCAAGGAGGCTcagctgctgttgttgaggacgaagatgacggGAAACCCCGTGTGATTCTTCCTGACCATTTGAAAGATAAA ATTTCacttgaaatggaagagattGATGAAGATGGCAATGTAGTGATGCACGATGAGCTATAA